ttggtcgtttttgtaatttttgtcattttgtgtcgtttttgtagtttttatcatttttgttattttcgtcaatcttataattttagtcaattttgtttttcaattcttttttgacaacttttttttgtctattttgaaattttcgtcatatttttttcattttggttaaatttgtccatcatatttattttgccagttttatttcaatttggtcaattttgtcaatttggaggTTTTGTCAAATTAGGAAATTCTATCAATgtgatcaattttgtcagttttgtaaatttgttcattttttttttaaattttgttaattttatcaatttgtcaactttggtaattttaaacaattttcagcatgtcaatgttgttctttttctcattattgtaaatttagtcaattttatcatttttttaaagtttggtcaattctgtatatgtcgtcatttttgtctgttttgccattgatgttaattttgtcaatttggtcaattttatcttatttgtcaattttgtaaattttttctaatgttttgtcagttttgttaattttgtcaatttttgttgtttttacttaattgaaaatagaaaatttcaaaaaaaaaattaccaaaccgtcgaaaatgaaagaaaattgacacaatggcaaattgacaaaaaaaccaaaaatgataaaatttacaaaattgacaaaaatgataacattgacaaatttaacagaaatgaaaaaaaaattacaaaatgggtcaaattgacaaaaatgattaaatcgataaaaacaagttggcaaaaatttacaaaaatgacaaaaattgacaaaaattacaaaaatgactaaaatgatcatttttttaattcatccaATTCAGTCAatgtcgtcatttttgtcaatttcgtcagttttaatttagtcaatttgatcgattttatcatttatgtgaattttttaatttttagtttaattgtcaaatttgatttttttttctattttttgtcagttctgctaattttgactatttgtgttgttttgttttgaattttcttaaatctgtcatttttaacaaaaatcacgcaatttacaaaagtgataaagttgaaataaaaatatataattgcCAATACGACGAAATTTTAACTatcgacaaaatttttaaaattgttagaatGATCAAAGCTTTAAATATCAAATGTTAATTCCactgttgaataaaattttatgattcagaattgagaaaaCTCCTATTTGTTTGTGATTTTGTATAACATGTATCCACATATCGTTAACAGACAGTTAAAAAGggtacaatccactgtcaagtgtaataaaaaggtttttcacAGCACCGAACAGAACAAGTGAGCATTTAGGACGtgagaaatttcaataagaaGCATAAAATCCGAATATCACAGCAAAATaatcagaagattttttttttcaaggctaGAATAGAGAAATCAAACGTCATATAGGTctcagaaaaaataggaaatTAGATTAGAAACaggaataaaaatcaaatttatatttagaaaaatctgaatcaggatatcaaatttaattcaaaattatttcaggACGAAAGTATTTGCTATTGGAAGATTTATGGCAAAATTCATAAATaagatgattcaaatttttcagtgaaacttggaatatgtatgaaattttaatttagctCAGTTCTTGCCTAGACAGATTGAGATTTCAATGTCATCAAAATTAACTATTACTTCACGGCAATTTGATAAGATCCATCAGGGGGCTACTTACATATCCACACGTTGCCCTTCGGGGTATCCTCCAGGATGCGAATGTTGAAATCATACGCTGCAAGATCCTTCCTCAGGCTCATCGCCTTATCGTAGGTGAGGGCACATTTTGGCACCAAGAAAAGACTATCGAACTCGTATCCTGCGCCGGAAGAAGGCGATTCACCGGAGCCTTTTCCCACCGGCTGGGATTTCGGTCCGGAAGAGGATGAATTTGATACTACACTAGTATTGCTTCCGCCGAAGTAGAGGCTGCCCCCGTTGGCAAGGATCGAGTAACTTCCGGCGGAAATGGGACCGGGGCCGGATCCGATTGTTGGACCGAACGGTCCAAGGCTAATGTAGGGACTGTTCCGGCTTCGGATCAGGCGATTGTTATTGGTGCTTCCGATGCTAGAGGGTCCACTCGAGGGAGCTCTTCCGGCACTGCTGCTTCGAATCTGCTGAACCGGATGAGGGTTCGTCTGAGGACTCAGATGACTGTGTTGACTGTGATGgctgtgatgatgatgatgactgtGATGATGATTATGACCGGCACTACTGAGATTGGTAGTTGGGCAACGTTTCACTGATATCATAGCTGGATCGATTCCCGAAGCCCGGGAACGGATGGCACGGTCGGCAATTGTTGCTGATAGTGGAAGCACTCGTTACCGGGATCCTCCAAATTTGGATGCCTTCAAGGGGCAAAAGTACCCCCAGGTGCTGCATACGTACAGGGATCACACATACATTCGAAATCGCATCGGCACGATTCCGGTACTTTTCAGCTCGAACTTCCTCTTTCTTCCGATGCTGAttccgatgatgatgatgggagATCGAACCGGTGCGGATTGAAATCTTACTTCATTGCTTCACTCTCCTTAATTTACAATCACTCGTTTGCACTTCTTTGATCTCACTCTTTTTCGCTTTATCTAGGTTATCACAGATGATTGCTTCTTCGATTGCACTTGCTGTAGTCTCTCGGTTGAGATTCACATTTCTTTTGTCGGCGGTTTATTTTCGCTTCTCTCCAGCTCTAAGTATTTCGCTCGCCTTTGCACTGATTATCTGAACATAAACTATTGAGTGAACGGGGGGAGGAAAATTGACgacttcaataaaaatgaaactaCACTTTCCAATTGATTTGATTAGGAGAAAACCGTTTTTCGCTGCACTGAACTTTGTCCGGCTCTAGCCGGGTGTGTTTCGCGATCGAGAAAATTGCACCACAAAAATTGGATCAATGAGTGATTTCATTGGAAGTGACGAACCCTGGATTGCACCCCAACACTTATTTTTACTTTCAATCTTCCTGTTGTTAATTTCTTAAAACAACACTAGAATTTCTCCAAAAAGAACACTAAAGATCACAAATCGAAACCTTTTTCcagaagtaaaacaaaaaaaccctCTCCTAGAGGAGGAGGCCCCACCATTCGCGCAAGTACCCGCCCAGAGGCCTTGTCCGCACGAAGACCTCACCGACACTGCTCGATTCGACTGACTGGTGGAAGTCTGATCGGAATGGATGAAATGGAATCGGTGGGCACCCCAAATAGACCAGACCAGACCACCGCAAGCAAAGCAAAGCAAAACTGTTCACCATGAACTGGATTttatttgtggttttttttggCTCCTCTAACAGCAGCCACATGGAGCTACACCAAAatgccgaaaaaaaacaacaacgtcGAAACAGTCgaacgaaacaaacaaaaaaacatcatgTTTAATGAAAGAaagaaggaaaataaaaataatagattccGCAATCTGTTGCAGCAGCCAGCCAGTTAGCAGTAGCACTCCGATCGACCTAGGCTGGACTGGACTGGATCGGTTTTGAGaataattcttaattttttattgtaaggATTAATTCCAATGATCATAACATCAAATTTGAGAAATCGTCGAGAAATCCTTGAAACtttcagttcaaataaaattcgCGAAGGAAGTTTTCACAATGTTGAGATATCATGGAAGGAAGATTATAATGTGTCAGGAACTCAGGACTGTCAGAGAATGCTTCCAGTTTTGGGCACTCAGACATACACGGAAGAAATTTAATTCCATCACgactaaactttaaattaaaaagatgaAAGTAGTCAAATGCAGAGAAACTTCGTTTAACATAAGATTCGGATGTGAGTAGAATAGTTGTTGTAATGGTTGGATTGGTTCATTTTTCTGTTGTCTTTACACTCAGATGAAATCTTATGCCAGAAATGATATACAAATAGCGGCCACACTTATCAATATGCCAATAC
This sequence is a window from Uranotaenia lowii strain MFRU-FL chromosome 3, ASM2978415v1, whole genome shotgun sequence. Protein-coding genes within it:
- the LOC129753691 gene encoding uncharacterized protein LOC129753691, whose protein sequence is MISVKRCPTTNLSSAGHNHHHSHHHHHSHHSQHSHLSPQTNPHPVQQIRSSSAGRAPSSGPSSIGSTNNNRLIRSRNSPYISLGPFGPTIGSGPGPISAGSYSILANGGSLYFGGSNTSVVSNSSSSGPKSQPVGKGSGESPSSGAGYEFDSLFLVPKCALTYDKAMSLRKDLAAYDFNIRILEDTPKGNVWISYKSGNTLKDRLVSLKDKIPQDERSGIYEIPCESCSAVYIGQTRRKFKVRLKEHRNAVDNNRANESSVATHATEMGHSINWEKVTYKKCVRKASHLNAWESMFISTSEKPLMNEDDPPIMSPLFTFTKRKI